In a genomic window of Solidesulfovibrio fructosivorans JJ]:
- the hflC gene encoding protease modulator HflC, translating into MKNSLIITAVVAFIALLAVFQTVYEVDQTETAIVLQLGKPTGDTKEPGLHAKIPFVQNVVFFDARLLQYDAKAAEVLTLDKKNLVVDNYARWRITDPLLFYRTLRTVGRAHARLDDIIYAEVRVALGQYTLQDVVSEKRASIMAEVTKKSTELLAPYGIQVVDVRIKRTDLPPENAQAIYGRMRAERERQAKLYRSEGYEEMEKIKSAANKDRTVILAEAERQAQVLRGEGDAAATSVWAEAVGKDPEFFSFSRSLEAYRNGLSKDTRLVLTPQSPFLKYWR; encoded by the coding sequence GTGAAAAATTCCCTGATCATCACCGCCGTGGTGGCCTTTATCGCGCTCTTGGCCGTCTTTCAGACGGTCTACGAGGTGGACCAGACCGAAACGGCCATCGTGCTGCAACTCGGCAAACCGACGGGCGACACCAAGGAGCCCGGGCTGCACGCCAAGATCCCCTTTGTGCAAAACGTGGTCTTTTTCGATGCGAGGCTTCTCCAATACGACGCCAAGGCGGCCGAGGTCCTCACCTTGGACAAGAAAAACCTCGTGGTGGACAACTACGCCCGCTGGCGCATCACCGATCCCCTGCTTTTTTACCGGACGCTTCGCACCGTGGGCCGGGCCCATGCCCGCCTCGACGACATCATCTACGCCGAGGTGCGCGTGGCGCTCGGGCAGTACACCTTGCAGGACGTGGTCTCGGAAAAACGGGCCTCGATCATGGCCGAGGTGACCAAGAAGTCCACGGAGCTGCTCGCGCCCTACGGCATCCAGGTGGTGGACGTGCGCATCAAGCGCACCGACCTGCCGCCGGAAAACGCCCAGGCCATCTACGGCCGCATGCGGGCCGAGCGTGAGCGCCAAGCCAAGCTCTACCGCTCCGAAGGCTACGAGGAGATGGAAAAGATCAAGTCCGCCGCGAACAAGGACCGCACCGTGATTTTGGCCGAAGCCGAGCGTCAGGCCCAGGTGCTGCGCGGCGAGGGCGATGCCGCGGCGACGTCGGTCTGGGCCGAGGCCGTGGGAAAGGACCCGGAGTTCTTCTCCTTCAGCCGCAGTCTGGAGGCCTATCGCAACGGGCTCTCCAAGGACACGCGCCTGGTCTTGACGCCCCAAAGTCCTTTTCTCAAGTATTGGCGGTGA
- the hflK gene encoding FtsH protease activity modulator HflK: protein MNWDWDKLTEQKRRYGSQMPDPGRVGEDLGKKFSALRERLPGGPKIVIIVVAILWIASGIYIVEPDEAGVVQRFGAYAYTTGPGPHYHLPFPVETVKTPKVSQVRRVEIGFRSVYGRQGESLQNRRVPEESLMLTGDENIVDVQFSVQYQIGNPVDYLFKIAQPDETLKSAAEAAMREVMGKAKIDSVLTSGKLKVQADTKDLLQYMLDRYDSGIEVTAVQLQDVHPPREVVDAFKDVASAREDKSRLINEADAYSNDILPKARGRAAGIINEAAAYKEQTIRRAKGGADRFAALRDAYEKAKDVTRERLYIETMESVFDSPGVEKIILGSDAAGKVLPYLPLGALPQAGGAAARAAQASKATPQPAPAAKGGRP, encoded by the coding sequence ATGAACTGGGATTGGGACAAGCTCACGGAGCAAAAACGCCGTTACGGGTCGCAGATGCCTGACCCGGGCCGCGTCGGCGAGGACCTGGGCAAGAAATTTTCCGCTCTGCGGGAACGGCTCCCCGGCGGGCCGAAAATCGTCATCATTGTCGTGGCGATTTTATGGATCGCCAGCGGCATCTATATCGTCGAACCCGACGAGGCCGGCGTGGTCCAGCGTTTCGGCGCCTATGCCTACACAACCGGTCCCGGACCGCATTATCACTTACCGTTTCCCGTCGAAACCGTAAAGACCCCGAAGGTTTCGCAGGTGCGCCGGGTGGAGATCGGCTTCCGCTCCGTCTACGGCCGCCAGGGCGAATCGTTGCAGAACCGGCGCGTGCCCGAGGAGTCGCTCATGCTCACGGGCGACGAGAACATCGTGGACGTGCAGTTCAGCGTGCAATACCAGATCGGCAACCCCGTGGATTACCTCTTCAAGATCGCCCAGCCCGACGAGACGCTCAAAAGCGCGGCCGAGGCGGCCATGCGCGAGGTCATGGGCAAGGCCAAGATCGACTCCGTTTTGACCTCGGGCAAGCTCAAGGTGCAGGCCGACACCAAGGATCTTCTCCAGTATATGCTCGACCGCTACGATTCCGGCATCGAAGTGACGGCCGTGCAGCTCCAGGACGTGCACCCGCCCCGCGAGGTGGTCGACGCCTTCAAGGACGTGGCCAGCGCCCGCGAGGACAAAAGCCGGCTCATAAACGAGGCCGACGCCTACTCCAACGACATCCTGCCCAAGGCCCGGGGCCGGGCGGCGGGCATCATCAACGAGGCCGCCGCCTACAAGGAACAGACGATCCGCCGGGCCAAGGGCGGCGCGGACCGTTTCGCGGCCCTGCGCGACGCCTACGAAAAGGCCAAGGACGTCACGCGCGAGCGCCTGTATATCGAGACCATGGAAAGCGTTTTCGACAGCCCCGGCGTGGAGAAGATCATTCTCGGCAGCGACGCGGCCGGCAAGGTCCTGCCCTACCTGCCGCTCGGGGCGTTGCCCCAGGCCGGCGGCGCGGCGGCTCGGGCCGCCCAGGCGTCCAAGGCGACGCCCCAACCGGCCCCGGCGGCCAAGGGAGGCCGTCCGTGA